From a region of the Streptomyces venezuelae genome:
- a CDS encoding FAD binding domain-containing protein translates to MDLNTVLDVRDARRREPWRPGDAWLGGGTYLFSEPQPHIRRLVDLSRMGWPPLSWQPDGSLDIAATCTITELSRFGRTLPATAAPLFEQCCRAFLASFKIWNMATVGGNLCNGLPAGPMVSLTAGLDGTVFLQGQDGATRRMPVTEFILGAGVKDLRDGELLRSVRLPPNALDSRTAFRQASLYGLGRSGALVIGVCDPADGSLAVTVSAATTRPFRFWFALPPTAAELRDAIDAAVRPDEWYDDIHGLPEWRRHMALRLAEEIRRELTTEDPR, encoded by the coding sequence TTGGATCTCAACACGGTGCTCGACGTGCGCGACGCCCGCCGCCGCGAACCCTGGCGTCCCGGCGACGCCTGGCTCGGCGGCGGCACGTACCTCTTCTCCGAGCCCCAGCCGCACATCCGCCGCCTGGTCGACCTCTCCCGCATGGGCTGGCCGCCCCTGTCCTGGCAGCCCGACGGCTCCCTGGACATCGCCGCGACCTGCACGATCACCGAGCTCTCGCGGTTCGGCCGGACCCTGCCGGCCACGGCCGCCCCGCTCTTCGAGCAGTGCTGCCGGGCCTTCCTCGCCAGCTTCAAGATCTGGAACATGGCGACCGTCGGCGGGAACCTCTGCAACGGCCTGCCCGCCGGTCCGATGGTCTCCCTCACGGCCGGCCTCGACGGGACCGTCTTCCTCCAGGGCCAGGACGGCGCCACCCGCCGGATGCCCGTCACCGAGTTCATCCTCGGCGCCGGCGTGAAGGACCTGCGCGACGGCGAGCTGCTGCGGTCCGTGCGCCTGCCCCCGAACGCGCTGGACTCCCGTACGGCCTTCCGCCAGGCGTCCCTCTACGGACTCGGGCGCTCCGGCGCGCTGGTCATCGGCGTCTGCGACCCCGCCGACGGCTCTCTCGCCGTGACGGTCTCCGCCGCCACCACCCGCCCCTTCCGCTTCTGGTTCGCGCTGCCGCCCACGGCCGCCGAACTGCGCGACGCGATCGACGCCGCCGTCCGGCCCGACGAGTGGTACGACGACATCCACGGGCTGCCCGAATGGCGGCGCCACATGGCCCTGCGCCTGGCCGAGGAGATCCGCCGCGAGCTCACCACCGAGGACCCCCGATGA
- a CDS encoding PucR family transcriptional regulator — protein MHVLDLLQLDSLGLSLLWGEETLLGQEVAGVTATDLEEPGRFLGPGELVLSGLVWWAEGDVAKADRFVGALADAGATALLAGEETHGRVPEEVVAACRSHRVPLVAVPARTSFRAVTEAVYLRQWGDLSRRPTRLFALPENVRGELSRLVEAGAGPDELLDRACAHLGRVSCYLLTASGRTVARTPSAPELPARQASAASARGGVWLRIETESSPYDAWQLHVPDPDAAPPRVLHEIAEVLAQSRGAQTRRLAAERLAGQELIGVLEGTLAGPAPADTGALEEALAGAGLPVGGAYRVLAATSGDALAEALRHLEGATYAVGRSVAVLHEDPAGATDAAGATDTIGALRAVWPMIQQCGGPQPELRLGLGTRAEGLEGLRASLSQARFALTSADEAVPVRGVEQLETLGELMAGIPPEVRSVYGARILGALGDGMLRETLEVFLANNCSWARTAEALHLHVNTVHYRIERVEVLTGRDLSRLDHKLDLYAALRCG, from the coding sequence ATGCACGTCCTCGACCTGCTCCAGCTCGACAGCCTCGGTCTCAGCCTGCTCTGGGGCGAGGAAACGCTTCTCGGCCAGGAGGTCGCGGGCGTCACCGCCACCGACCTGGAGGAGCCCGGCCGCTTCCTGGGGCCGGGGGAGCTCGTGCTGAGCGGGCTGGTGTGGTGGGCCGAGGGCGACGTGGCCAAGGCGGACCGCTTCGTCGGCGCGCTCGCCGACGCCGGAGCCACGGCGCTGCTCGCCGGGGAGGAGACCCACGGCAGGGTCCCCGAGGAGGTCGTCGCGGCCTGCCGGAGCCACCGGGTGCCGCTCGTGGCCGTCCCCGCGCGCACCAGCTTCCGGGCGGTGACCGAGGCCGTGTACCTGCGCCAGTGGGGTGACCTGAGCCGCCGCCCGACCCGGCTCTTCGCACTCCCCGAGAACGTGCGCGGCGAGCTGAGCCGGCTCGTGGAGGCGGGGGCCGGCCCGGACGAACTCCTGGACCGGGCGTGCGCGCACCTCGGCCGGGTCTCCTGCTACCTGCTCACCGCCAGTGGCCGCACGGTGGCCCGCACACCGTCCGCTCCCGAGCTGCCCGCCCGGCAGGCGTCGGCGGCCTCCGCGCGCGGCGGGGTCTGGCTGCGCATCGAGACCGAGAGCTCCCCGTACGACGCCTGGCAGCTGCACGTGCCCGACCCGGACGCGGCGCCGCCGCGGGTGCTCCACGAGATCGCCGAGGTGCTCGCCCAGAGCCGGGGCGCGCAGACCCGCCGGCTCGCCGCGGAGCGGCTGGCGGGGCAGGAGCTGATCGGTGTGCTGGAGGGCACCCTCGCGGGCCCCGCCCCCGCCGACACCGGAGCGCTGGAGGAGGCGCTCGCGGGCGCCGGGCTGCCCGTGGGAGGGGCGTACCGGGTCCTGGCGGCCACCTCGGGCGACGCGCTGGCCGAGGCCCTGCGCCACCTGGAGGGCGCCACGTACGCTGTCGGCCGGTCGGTGGCGGTGCTGCACGAGGACCCGGCCGGCGCGACCGACGCGGCCGGCGCCACCGACACGATCGGCGCGCTGCGCGCCGTGTGGCCGATGATCCAGCAGTGCGGGGGGCCGCAGCCGGAGCTCCGGCTCGGCCTCGGCACGCGGGCCGAGGGACTGGAGGGGCTGCGCGCCTCGCTCAGCCAGGCCCGGTTCGCGCTGACCTCGGCCGACGAGGCGGTCCCGGTGCGCGGGGTCGAGCAGCTGGAGACCCTCGGCGAGCTCATGGCGGGAATCCCGCCGGAGGTGCGGTCGGTGTACGGGGCGCGGATCTTGGGGGCGCTCGGGGACGGGATGCTGCGGGAGACCCTGGAGGTCTTCCTGGCCAACAACTGCTCCTGGGCCCGCACGGCGGAGGCGCTCCACCTCCACGTGAACACGGTGCACTACCGGATCGAGCGGGTGGAGGTCCTGACGGGCCGTGATCTGTCGCGCCTGGACCACAAGCTGGACCTGTACGCGGCGCTGCGCTGCGGATGA
- a CDS encoding molybdopterin-binding protein — protein sequence MPSYSMGLAARLLRVSPETVRRWTGTGRLAADRAPDGSRAVDGVALAAFAKERAAGTHPLPPGSALTSVRNSFAGIVTAVRLDDVAARVEIQSGPHHVVSVVTRESVEQLGITVGSTVTARVKSTEVHISSP from the coding sequence GTGCCGTCGTACTCCATGGGCCTCGCCGCCCGACTGCTGCGCGTGAGCCCCGAAACCGTCCGCCGGTGGACCGGGACGGGTCGGCTGGCGGCCGACCGCGCTCCGGACGGTTCCCGGGCCGTCGACGGCGTGGCCCTCGCCGCCTTCGCCAAGGAACGCGCCGCCGGAACGCACCCGCTGCCGCCGGGCTCCGCCCTGACCTCCGTACGGAACTCCTTCGCCGGGATCGTCACCGCCGTACGGCTCGACGACGTCGCGGCCCGGGTGGAGATCCAGTCGGGGCCGCACCACGTGGTGTCCGTGGTGACCCGGGAGTCGGTCGAGCAGCTCGGCATCACGGTCGGCTCGACCGTCACGGCCCGGGTGAAGTCCACCGAGGTCCACATCTCGTCACCGTAG
- a CDS encoding ATP-binding protein, whose protein sequence is MDTATASPARPRTVHHPLPPGPQAAGEARRSVARTLALHPARCPQEAACDILLIASELATNAVRHAVPPYALTISLDRGRAGICVSDGSLSLPQRADGHGTDATRGRGLQIVRALGADLFVSRSPRGKQVIAVLTWRDG, encoded by the coding sequence ATGGACACCGCAACCGCATCCCCCGCGCGGCCGAGGACCGTGCACCACCCCCTGCCGCCGGGACCGCAGGCCGCCGGGGAGGCCAGACGCAGCGTCGCACGCACCCTGGCCCTGCACCCCGCGCGCTGCCCACAGGAGGCCGCCTGCGACATCCTGCTGATCGCGTCCGAGCTCGCCACCAACGCGGTCCGGCACGCCGTCCCCCCGTACGCGCTCACGATCAGCCTGGACCGCGGCCGGGCGGGCATCTGCGTCAGCGACGGATCGCTCTCGCTGCCCCAGCGGGCCGACGGCCACGGCACCGACGCCACCCGGGGGCGCGGCCTGCAGATCGTCCGGGCGCTGGGCGCGGACCTCTTCGTCAGCCGCTCACCGCGCGGCAAGCAGGTCATCGCCGTGCTCACGTGGCGGGACGGCTGA